From one Rhizobium rosettiformans genomic stretch:
- the bamA gene encoding outer membrane protein assembly factor BamA, whose protein sequence is MKAGSKFLNAVSAVALSAGVVSSGAGIAVLASAIAAEAAVVQRIDVRGAQRVGPEAVRSNLSIQPGRTFSNADIDESVKRLYATGFFSDVQISVSGGTLVVTVAENQLINQVVFNGNRKIKDDKLQGIVQTQSQGPYSDSLISADIQRIREAYSAIGRSDVEVTTQVVPVAEGRVNLAFVINEGERTKISSINFVGNRAYSDGRLAAVLQTKESGILSFLTRKDVYNEDKLRADEEALRQFYYNHGYADFRVISSEAVLNETGNEYTINITVDEGQRYRFGAVSVESTVDGIDGSELQGLLETREGQTYSARDIQKSMEAISRRVSSAGYPFARVVPRGDRNFETNTIGVTYLVDQGERAYVERIEVRGNTRTRDYVIRREFDISEGDAFNQETISRAKRRLEALGFFSAVNISTQAGSSPDRVVVIVDVQDQPTGSFGIGAGYSVGDGGLVLEASVEEKNFLGRGQFIRVAAGGGFDETQTYNFSFTEPYFLGYRLAAGFDLFKSSTSANSYYDYEEQGGTVRVTAPITEDLATTLRYTYKTLDYINDGAFGANGVAGGGDDRVADPYIDAITGSTWKQSILGHSIVYNTVDDRQNPHEGIYASFTHEYAGLGGDSEYYKAFVRARVYHTLSDEFDIVGSLAGSAGHVVALGDNLNVFDQFKIGGKEIRGFDNSGIGPRINGDSIGGTTYFTASAEATFPLPLVPQDLGFRGAVFADAGTLYGSDLRSQSGVVGTDMSLRASVGAGVIWNSPFGALRVDYAVPVAKEDFDDTQEFRFSMANQF, encoded by the coding sequence ATGAAGGCTGGTTCAAAGTTTTTGAACGCAGTATCGGCGGTCGCGCTGTCTGCTGGTGTCGTGTCTTCGGGCGCAGGTATTGCCGTTCTTGCGTCGGCAATTGCTGCCGAAGCCGCAGTGGTTCAGCGTATCGACGTACGCGGAGCTCAGCGTGTTGGTCCGGAAGCTGTGCGCTCCAACCTTTCGATCCAGCCGGGTCGGACTTTCTCCAATGCCGACATCGATGAATCGGTCAAGCGTCTCTACGCGACCGGCTTCTTCTCCGATGTCCAGATCTCCGTTTCCGGCGGTACGCTGGTGGTCACGGTTGCTGAAAACCAGCTGATCAATCAGGTGGTCTTCAACGGCAACCGCAAGATCAAGGACGACAAGCTCCAGGGCATCGTTCAGACGCAGTCCCAGGGTCCTTACAGCGATAGCCTGATCAGCGCCGACATCCAGCGCATCCGCGAAGCCTATTCCGCCATCGGTCGTTCCGATGTCGAAGTGACGACGCAGGTCGTTCCGGTCGCCGAAGGTCGCGTGAACCTGGCCTTCGTGATCAACGAGGGTGAGCGCACCAAGATCAGCTCGATCAATTTTGTCGGCAACAGGGCTTATTCCGATGGCCGTCTGGCTGCCGTTCTGCAGACCAAGGAATCGGGTATTCTGTCCTTCCTGACCCGTAAGGACGTCTACAACGAGGACAAGCTGCGCGCTGACGAAGAAGCGCTGCGCCAGTTCTACTACAACCACGGTTACGCCGACTTCCGCGTGATCTCGTCCGAAGCTGTCCTCAATGAGACCGGCAACGAATACACGATCAACATCACCGTTGATGAAGGTCAGCGCTATCGCTTCGGCGCAGTCTCGGTCGAATCGACTGTTGACGGCATCGATGGTTCGGAGCTCCAGGGTCTTCTCGAAACCCGCGAAGGTCAGACCTACAGCGCCCGTGACATTCAGAAGTCGATGGAAGCCATTTCTCGTCGCGTGTCGTCGGCCGGCTATCCCTTCGCTCGCGTCGTTCCGCGCGGTGACCGCAACTTCGAAACCAACACCATTGGCGTGACCTATCTGGTTGACCAGGGCGAACGCGCTTATGTCGAGCGCATCGAAGTGCGTGGTAACACCCGTACTCGCGATTACGTCATCCGCCGCGAATTCGATATCTCCGAAGGCGATGCCTTCAACCAGGAGACCATCTCGCGTGCCAAGCGTCGCCTGGAAGCTCTCGGTTTCTTCTCGGCCGTCAATATCTCGACTCAGGCCGGCAGTTCGCCGGACCGTGTGGTTGTGATTGTCGACGTACAGGATCAGCCGACCGGTTCGTTCGGGATCGGTGCCGGTTACTCGGTCGGTGACGGCGGTCTGGTTCTTGAAGCCTCCGTCGAAGAAAAGAACTTCCTTGGTCGTGGTCAGTTCATCCGCGTTGCCGCCGGTGGTGGTTTCGACGAAACGCAGACCTACAACTTCTCCTTCACCGAGCCTTACTTCCTCGGTTATCGCCTGGCTGCCGGCTTCGATCTGTTTAAGAGCTCGACCAGCGCGAATTCTTACTATGACTACGAAGAGCAGGGCGGTACCGTACGCGTCACTGCGCCGATCACCGAAGATCTGGCCACGACGCTGCGTTACACCTACAAGACCCTCGACTATATCAACGACGGCGCCTTTGGTGCGAATGGTGTTGCCGGTGGCGGTGATGACCGTGTGGCTGATCCGTACATCGATGCAATCACGGGCAGCACCTGGAAGCAGTCGATCCTTGGTCACTCGATCGTCTACAACACCGTCGATGACCGCCAGAACCCGCATGAAGGCATCTATGCGAGCTTCACGCATGAATATGCCGGTCTCGGTGGCGATTCCGAATACTACAAGGCCTTTGTCCGTGCTCGCGTCTACCACACGCTGTCGGACGAATTCGACATCGTCGGCTCGCTCGCGGGTTCGGCTGGTCATGTCGTTGCCCTCGGTGACAACCTGAACGTCTTCGATCAGTTCAAGATCGGTGGTAAGGAAATCCGCGGTTTCGACAACAGCGGTATCGGTCCTCGCATCAATGGCGACTCCATCGGCGGCACGACCTATTTCACGGCCTCGGCTGAAGCGACGTTCCCGCTTCCTCTCGTTCCCCAGGACCTCGGTTTCCGCGGCGCAGTATTCGCAGATGCCGGCACGCTCTACGGCAGCGACCTGCGGAGTCAGTCTGGCGTCGTCGGTACCGACATGTCGCTCCGTGCATCGGTCGGTGCAGGCGTGATCTGGAATTCGCCCTTCGGTGCGCTTCGTGTCGACTACGCGGTCCCGGTCGCCAAGGAAGACTTCGACGATACCCAGGAATTCCGTTTCAGCATGGCGAACCAGTTCTAA
- the fabZ gene encoding 3-hydroxyacyl-ACP dehydratase FabZ: MTELAKSELGSADILEIMKLLPHRYPFLLVDKIIEIDGDNSAIGIKNVTANEPHFTGHFPESPIMPGVLLIEGMAQTAGAICARLQGEGGNLVYFMTIDNARFRKPVVPGDRVEFHVVKQKQRGNIWKFHCDAKVDGALVAEADIGAMIMRKDQK; this comes from the coding sequence ATGACTGAACTCGCGAAGAGCGAATTGGGATCGGCTGATATCCTCGAGATCATGAAGCTTCTGCCCCACCGCTATCCCTTCCTGCTGGTGGATAAGATCATCGAGATTGACGGCGACAACTCTGCCATCGGCATCAAGAATGTCACGGCGAATGAACCGCATTTCACCGGACACTTCCCGGAAAGCCCGATCATGCCGGGCGTCCTTTTGATCGAAGGCATGGCCCAGACCGCCGGCGCCATCTGTGCTCGGCTTCAGGGCGAGGGTGGCAATCTCGTCTACTTCATGACCATTGATAATGCCCGTTTTCGCAAGCCTGTTGTGCCGGGTGACCGCGTCGAATTCCACGTCGTCAAGCAGAAGCAGCGCGGCAATATCTGGAAGTTCCATTGCGACGCCAAGGTCGACGGTGCACTGGTCGCCGAGGCCGACATTGGTGCCATGATCATGCGCAAGGATCAGAAATGA
- a CDS encoding GTP-binding protein encodes MKKLPVTVLSGFLGAGKTTLLNHVLANRDGLRVAVIVNDMSEVNIDAALVRGGDAALSRTQEQLVEMSNGCICCTLRDDLLNEVRGLAEQGRFDYLLIEATGIAEPLPIATTFDFRDEEGRSLSDIAQLDTMVTVVDAANLIGDYSSSDFLADRGETAGDNDNRTLVDLLVEQIEFADVIILNKVGTATPDQLDAARKIIAGLNADARVIETDFAEVAAKDILGTGLFDLAKAETHPLWFQELHGFRDHVPETEEYGIRSFVYRARAPFDPTRFRAFLDRPWPGVIRAKGFFWLATRPHHVGEMSQAGPLVRTTKMGLWWASVPKSRWPDDPGFLDAMAPYLDPEWGDRRQELVFIGADPMDQRRIEAELDACLVAEKNFTPSAWESLADPFVRWA; translated from the coding sequence ATGAAAAAGCTACCTGTCACTGTTCTCTCCGGGTTTCTCGGCGCCGGAAAAACGACGCTGCTCAATCACGTACTCGCAAACCGCGATGGGTTGCGCGTTGCCGTCATCGTCAACGACATGAGCGAGGTCAACATCGACGCTGCACTGGTGCGCGGCGGTGATGCGGCCCTGTCGCGGACGCAGGAACAACTGGTCGAAATGAGCAATGGCTGCATCTGTTGCACGCTGCGCGATGATCTTTTGAACGAAGTCCGCGGCCTCGCCGAGCAGGGGCGCTTCGACTATCTGCTGATTGAGGCGACAGGCATTGCGGAGCCCTTGCCGATCGCCACCACCTTCGATTTCCGCGACGAGGAAGGCCGCAGTCTTTCGGATATCGCGCAGCTCGACACAATGGTGACCGTGGTCGATGCCGCCAATCTGATCGGAGACTATTCCTCCAGCGATTTCCTCGCCGATCGTGGAGAAACGGCTGGCGACAACGACAACCGGACGCTCGTCGATCTGCTTGTCGAGCAGATCGAATTCGCCGATGTCATTATCCTCAACAAGGTCGGCACAGCGACCCCGGATCAGCTCGACGCGGCACGCAAGATCATTGCTGGTCTCAATGCCGATGCCCGGGTGATCGAAACCGATTTCGCCGAAGTGGCGGCGAAGGACATCCTTGGAACCGGGCTCTTCGACCTCGCCAAGGCGGAGACCCATCCGCTGTGGTTCCAGGAGTTGCACGGCTTCCGGGATCATGTCCCGGAAACCGAGGAGTATGGCATCCGTTCCTTCGTCTACCGGGCACGAGCACCGTTCGATCCGACACGCTTCCGCGCCTTTCTCGATCGCCCCTGGCCGGGCGTCATTCGCGCCAAGGGCTTCTTCTGGCTTGCCACCCGTCCGCATCATGTCGGCGAGATGAGCCAGGCGGGGCCGCTTGTCCGGACAACGAAGATGGGGCTTTGGTGGGCATCTGTGCCGAAGTCACGCTGGCCAGACGATCCCGGCTTCCTAGATGCGATGGCGCCCTATCTCGACCCGGAATGGGGCGACCGCCGACAGGAACTCGTCTTCATCGGCGCCGATCCCATGGATCAGCGCAGGATCGAAGCCGAGCTCGATGCGTGCCTTGTGGCGGAAAAGAACTTCACGCCATCGGCCTGGGAAAGCCTTGCCGATCCCTTTGTGCGATGGGCTTGA
- the lpxB gene encoding lipid-A-disaccharide synthase produces MSDKPLKIAVIAGEVSGDLLGADLIAHLRTMHEGPVELVGVGGEALEAQGLKSLFDFSELSIMGVTQVLSKLPRLIKLISWTADSIVAARPDLLLIVDSPDFTHRVAKKVRQKLPDLPVVNYVCPSVWAWKEYRAKAMLAYVDAVLAVLPFEPAVMQRLGGPETHFVGHRLASNADILRVREARKARGVRAAGDKRTILLLPGSRGGEITQLLPVFGEAMQEFVARNRETRFVLPTVPRQEARVREITKSWALRPEIVLGDEAKWRAFEEADAAIAASGTVILELALAHVPVVSTYKGDWIIRMLSHRIKIWTGALPNLIADYAVIPEYFNDVLRPASLVRWAERLSADTPQRAAMLHGYDDVWQRLQTERPAGEAGAAVVLSVLQKRGRL; encoded by the coding sequence ATGTCGGACAAACCCTTGAAGATTGCCGTCATCGCCGGTGAGGTCTCAGGCGATCTCCTGGGGGCAGATCTGATCGCGCATCTGAGGACGATGCATGAAGGGCCTGTCGAACTCGTCGGCGTCGGCGGTGAGGCGCTTGAGGCTCAAGGATTGAAGTCGCTCTTCGACTTCTCCGAGCTCTCGATCATGGGCGTTACCCAGGTTCTGTCGAAGCTGCCGCGGCTGATAAAGCTGATCTCCTGGACAGCCGATTCCATTGTCGCGGCCAGACCGGACTTGCTCCTGATCGTCGATAGTCCCGATTTCACCCATCGCGTGGCTAAGAAGGTTCGACAGAAGCTGCCGGATCTGCCGGTCGTGAACTATGTCTGCCCCAGCGTCTGGGCGTGGAAGGAATACCGCGCCAAGGCGATGCTTGCCTATGTCGATGCCGTTCTCGCTGTCCTGCCCTTCGAGCCGGCGGTGATGCAGCGTCTCGGCGGTCCGGAGACCCATTTCGTAGGTCATCGGCTCGCAAGCAATGCCGACATTCTGCGCGTACGCGAGGCACGCAAGGCGAGGGGCGTGAGAGCGGCGGGCGACAAGCGGACCATCCTCCTCCTGCCCGGTTCGCGCGGTGGCGAAATCACGCAGCTTCTGCCGGTGTTCGGGGAAGCGATGCAGGAATTCGTCGCACGCAATCGCGAAACGCGTTTCGTGCTCCCCACCGTGCCGCGTCAGGAAGCACGCGTCCGTGAAATCACGAAGAGTTGGGCATTGAGACCCGAGATCGTGCTCGGCGACGAGGCGAAGTGGCGCGCCTTCGAAGAGGCAGATGCCGCGATCGCCGCATCCGGAACCGTGATCCTGGAACTGGCACTCGCGCATGTGCCCGTGGTCTCGACCTACAAGGGCGACTGGATCATCAGAATGCTCAGCCACCGTATCAAGATCTGGACCGGTGCGTTGCCGAACCTGATAGCCGACTACGCGGTCATTCCGGAATATTTCAACGATGTCTTGCGCCCCGCAAGCCTCGTCCGTTGGGCGGAACGGCTGTCGGCAGACACGCCGCAGCGGGCTGCCATGCTGCACGGCTACGACGACGTTTGGCAAAGGCTTCAGACGGAAAGGCCGGCCGGCGAAGCCGGCGCGGCCGTGGTTCTGTCGGTGCTTCAAAAGCGCGGCAGGCTCTGA
- a CDS encoding ATP-binding cassette domain-containing protein: MNAMKSLEAAPLVSLSGAGVYRNGRWLVRGVDFSVRPGEIVTLIGPNGSGKSTSAKMAIGVIKADEGRVERKPGLRVGYVPQRLSVDWTMPLTVRRLMTLTSPLSNTQVEEALEAVGIAHLARAEVQHLSGGEFQRALLARAMARKPDILVLDEPVQGVDFSGEIALYDLITSIRNSTGCGILLISHDLHVVMAETDTVICLNGHVCCRGTPAAVSQSPEYMQLFGAKAARTLAVYSHDHDHTHLPDGRVLHADGSVTDHCHPDDGHHDHHGHDHSHHGHDHHHDGHDHHDGHPAATSVKDREHGHA, from the coding sequence ATGAATGCGATGAAATCACTGGAGGCCGCACCGTTGGTGTCCCTCTCCGGCGCCGGTGTCTATCGAAACGGACGCTGGCTGGTCCGCGGTGTCGACTTTTCCGTCCGTCCCGGCGAGATCGTCACCCTGATCGGCCCGAATGGATCGGGTAAGTCGACAAGCGCCAAGATGGCGATCGGCGTGATCAAGGCAGACGAGGGCAGGGTGGAGCGCAAGCCCGGCCTGCGCGTCGGATACGTGCCGCAGCGCCTGAGTGTCGACTGGACCATGCCGCTCACGGTTCGCCGTTTGATGACGCTGACCTCCCCTCTGTCGAATACGCAGGTGGAAGAGGCTCTCGAGGCTGTAGGCATCGCCCACCTCGCACGTGCCGAGGTGCAGCACCTCTCTGGCGGCGAATTCCAGCGTGCTCTGCTGGCGCGTGCCATGGCCCGCAAGCCCGATATCCTTGTTCTCGACGAACCCGTGCAAGGCGTCGATTTCTCCGGCGAGATCGCTCTCTATGACCTGATTACTTCGATCCGCAACTCGACGGGATGTGGCATCCTGCTGATCTCGCATGACCTGCATGTCGTCATGGCCGAAACGGATACGGTGATCTGTCTCAACGGCCATGTCTGCTGTCGCGGGACGCCGGCGGCCGTCAGCCAGAGCCCGGAATATATGCAACTCTTCGGCGCCAAGGCAGCGCGGACGCTCGCCGTCTACAGCCACGACCATGACCACACCCATCTGCCGGACGGGCGCGTGCTGCATGCCGATGGCAGCGTCACCGACCACTGCCACCCGGATGATGGCCATCACGACCACCATGGCCACGATCATAGTCATCACGGGCATGATCACCATCATGATGGCCATGATCATCACGATGGGCACCCTGCCGCAACGTCGGTGAAGGACCGGGAGCACGGCCATGCTTGA
- a CDS encoding zinc ABC transporter substrate-binding protein, with translation MTRYRLGLAASTAFLFLSPTLASAAPDVVVSIKPVHSLVASIMKGIGEPSLIVEGAASPHTYSLKPSNARALENADLVFWVGPGLEAFLEKPLEALPKNAKVVELEDAPGLTKLPFREGGAFEAHDHDEDGEEAHDHGHDDHGHGETAEAGHDHDHGHGHGHDHGHAHEEKAAEAGHEHDHDDHAHGGTDMHLWLDPANAKAMATEIAKSLVEVDPSNTSTYEANLTAVNAEIDALDTEIAAQLKPVLDKPFIVFHDAYQYFENRYGVRVAGSVTVSPETMPGAERLSTIQAKIKELGAACVFAEPQFEPKLIGVVTEGTEAKSGVLDPEGGALDAGPALYGQLMRNLATSMSTCLSQ, from the coding sequence ATGACCCGCTATCGCCTCGGACTGGCTGCCTCGACGGCGTTTCTCTTTCTGTCTCCGACGCTCGCCTCGGCAGCGCCGGATGTCGTCGTCTCGATCAAGCCTGTGCATTCGCTTGTTGCCTCGATCATGAAGGGTATTGGCGAACCGTCGCTGATCGTCGAGGGTGCAGCATCGCCGCATACCTACTCGCTGAAACCTTCCAATGCTCGGGCACTCGAAAACGCTGACCTGGTCTTCTGGGTTGGTCCCGGGCTCGAAGCCTTCCTCGAGAAGCCGCTCGAAGCGCTGCCGAAGAATGCCAAGGTCGTCGAGCTCGAAGATGCGCCCGGCCTCACGAAGCTTCCGTTCCGTGAAGGCGGTGCATTCGAGGCGCATGACCATGACGAGGATGGTGAAGAGGCCCATGATCATGGACATGACGACCATGGTCATGGGGAGACCGCAGAGGCTGGTCATGATCATGACCACGGTCACGGTCACGGTCATGACCACGGACATGCGCACGAAGAGAAAGCAGCAGAGGCTGGTCACGAGCACGATCATGACGACCACGCCCATGGCGGCACGGACATGCATCTCTGGCTCGATCCGGCCAATGCGAAAGCCATGGCTACAGAGATCGCCAAGAGCCTTGTCGAAGTTGACCCGTCGAACACGTCGACCTACGAAGCCAATCTGACGGCCGTCAATGCAGAGATTGACGCACTCGACACTGAGATTGCCGCACAGCTCAAGCCTGTCCTCGACAAGCCGTTCATTGTGTTCCACGACGCCTACCAGTATTTCGAGAACCGCTACGGAGTCCGCGTTGCCGGTTCGGTCACCGTCAGCCCGGAAACCATGCCGGGTGCTGAGCGCCTGTCGACCATCCAGGCCAAGATCAAGGAACTCGGCGCCGCCTGCGTTTTCGCCGAGCCGCAGTTCGAACCGAAGCTGATCGGCGTTGTGACGGAGGGCACCGAAGCCAAGTCCGGCGTTCTCGATCCCGAAGGTGGCGCGCTGGATGCCGGCCCTGCCCTGTATGGCCAGCTAATGCGCAATCTGGCGACGTCGATGAGCACCTGCCTGTCTCAGTAA
- a CDS encoding LpxI family protein yields the protein MTAAAQSDGLPRTGRLAIIAGSGKLPLFLAEAARAAGEDPFVLRLKNEADDIWQGFENAVIGVGDMAGLSALFRQHDIRRVVMSGAVKRRPAFGEIRVNLKFLLKLPMALKTLMAGGDDAVLRMVIALIEAQGCEVLGAHEILPGLLATVGPLGAVSPDGDDERDIEKAAEAAEALGRLDVGQGAVAVGGRIVALEGVEGTDAMLARVEGLRAEGRISRRRRGVLVKLCKPQQDLRADLPTIGVSTVENAKAAGLAGIAVEAGRALVVEREAMIAAANAAGLFVVGLDRSRKE from the coding sequence ATGACGGCGGCCGCTCAATCGGACGGCCTGCCACGGACCGGTCGCCTGGCCATTATTGCCGGCAGCGGAAAGCTGCCGCTTTTCCTGGCGGAAGCAGCACGCGCCGCAGGCGAGGATCCCTTTGTTCTCAGGCTGAAGAACGAGGCCGACGATATCTGGCAGGGCTTTGAAAATGCAGTCATCGGTGTCGGCGACATGGCCGGCCTGTCCGCCCTGTTTCGCCAGCATGACATTCGCCGGGTCGTCATGTCCGGTGCGGTCAAGCGCCGCCCGGCTTTCGGCGAAATCCGGGTCAATCTGAAATTCCTGCTGAAGCTGCCGATGGCGCTGAAAACGCTCATGGCCGGCGGCGACGATGCCGTGCTGCGCATGGTGATCGCGCTGATCGAAGCACAGGGCTGCGAAGTGCTGGGCGCCCACGAGATCCTGCCGGGATTGCTGGCGACGGTTGGACCGCTCGGTGCGGTCTCTCCGGATGGCGATGACGAGCGCGACATCGAAAAGGCGGCAGAGGCCGCGGAAGCCCTGGGCCGGCTGGATGTCGGGCAGGGCGCTGTTGCCGTCGGCGGCCGCATCGTGGCGCTGGAGGGCGTCGAGGGCACCGACGCGATGCTCGCCCGCGTCGAGGGCCTGCGTGCCGAAGGACGGATCTCCAGGCGCCGCAGGGGCGTTCTGGTCAAGCTCTGCAAACCCCAGCAGGATCTGCGCGCCGATCTGCCGACCATCGGCGTCTCGACCGTCGAGAATGCCAAGGCCGCCGGGCTTGCCGGGATTGCCGTTGAAGCCGGCCGTGCGCTGGTCGTCGAGCGTGAGGCGATGATTGCGGCGGCCAATGCCGCCGGTCTTTTCGTCGTCGGCCTGGATCGTTCGCGCAAGGAGTAG
- the lpxD gene encoding UDP-3-O-(3-hydroxymyristoyl)glucosamine N-acyltransferase — protein sequence MDHNHFFPPHVGVALAALAAQTGAELQDESQGERVVRSVSPVSRAKEGDVCYILSRRNKEELATCQAAAIFCEKPLLSLIPDHIPVLLAKSAQTAFALAGAILHPTGLKPIRMTTEPARISPAAYVDPTAKLEDGVEVEPMAVIGADVEIGSGTRIGPGAVIGPGVRIGRDCVIAGGATIQVALVGNNVIIHNGARIGQDGFGYAPGPRGMLKIVQIGRVIIQDHVEIGANTTIDRGTMDDTVIGEGTKIDNLVQVGHNVRIGRHCGIVSQVGIAGSTVIGDGVMIGGAAGINGHIKIGDGAQIAAMSGVLAEVPPGEKYGGVPARPLKDYLREVADTLSRYDSRAKEKGASND from the coding sequence ATGGACCATAATCATTTCTTTCCGCCCCATGTCGGGGTTGCCCTGGCTGCGCTTGCAGCCCAGACGGGGGCGGAATTGCAGGACGAGAGCCAGGGCGAACGGGTCGTAAGGTCAGTTTCGCCTGTCTCAAGGGCGAAGGAAGGGGATGTCTGCTACATCCTCTCCCGTCGCAACAAGGAAGAGCTGGCGACCTGCCAGGCGGCTGCAATCTTCTGTGAAAAGCCTCTTCTCTCTCTCATTCCCGATCATATTCCCGTTCTTCTCGCCAAGAGCGCGCAGACGGCCTTTGCTCTTGCAGGCGCAATCCTGCATCCGACGGGCTTGAAGCCCATACGGATGACGACCGAGCCGGCTCGAATCTCACCGGCAGCCTATGTCGATCCGACGGCAAAGCTCGAAGATGGCGTCGAAGTCGAGCCCATGGCGGTCATCGGTGCCGATGTCGAAATCGGCAGTGGTACGCGGATCGGTCCGGGTGCGGTGATCGGTCCCGGTGTTCGCATCGGTCGTGACTGTGTGATTGCCGGTGGCGCCACGATCCAGGTCGCCCTTGTCGGCAACAATGTCATCATTCATAACGGCGCGCGCATCGGGCAGGACGGTTTCGGTTACGCACCGGGTCCCCGTGGAATGTTGAAGATTGTCCAGATCGGCCGCGTGATCATTCAGGACCATGTCGAGATCGGCGCCAACACCACGATCGATCGCGGCACGATGGACGATACCGTGATCGGCGAGGGGACGAAGATCGACAACCTCGTGCAGGTCGGCCACAACGTTCGCATCGGCCGCCATTGCGGTATCGTCAGTCAGGTCGGCATCGCCGGCAGCACTGTCATCGGCGACGGCGTGATGATCGGCGGTGCCGCCGGCATCAACGGCCATATCAAGATTGGTGACGGCGCCCAGATCGCCGCCATGAGCGGCGTCCTGGCCGAGGTGCCGCCCGGTGAGAAATACGGCGGCGTTCCAGCCCGCCCGTTGAAAGATTATCTGCGCGAGGTGGCCGATACGCTCAGCCGCTACGATAGCCGCGCCAAGGAAAAAGGAGCCAGCAATGACTGA
- the lpxA gene encoding acyl-ACP--UDP-N-acetylglucosamine O-acyltransferase, whose translation MSQIAASAVIHPMAVVEDGAVIGENVKIGPFCRVGARVTLKDGVELISNAVVTGLTEIGAGTKIHPMAVIGGVSQSLHEAGEDSTLVVGANCTMREGVTMNCGTVGGGGITRVGDNCLFLANSHVAHDCILGNDIILSNNVMLAGHVHVGDKAILSGGCAVHQFTRIGRQAFIGGLSAVAYDVIPYGMLNGNPGILGGLNVVGMTRAGIERSVIHQVRRAFKQIFESEGSARTNAAAIRDEYLDCAPVIEILDFIAAESDRALSSPNRGKN comes from the coding sequence ATGAGCCAGATCGCCGCAAGCGCCGTCATCCATCCGATGGCCGTGGTCGAAGACGGCGCGGTGATCGGCGAGAATGTGAAGATTGGGCCCTTCTGCCGGGTTGGTGCGCGCGTGACGCTGAAAGACGGCGTCGAACTGATTTCGAATGCTGTTGTCACCGGTCTGACCGAAATCGGCGCGGGCACGAAGATCCACCCGATGGCCGTGATCGGCGGTGTCTCGCAAAGCCTGCACGAGGCGGGCGAGGATTCCACGCTGGTTGTCGGTGCAAACTGCACAATGCGCGAAGGCGTGACGATGAACTGCGGCACGGTCGGCGGTGGCGGTATCACCCGCGTCGGCGACAACTGCCTGTTCCTGGCGAATTCCCATGTCGCCCATGACTGCATTCTCGGCAATGACATCATCCTGTCCAACAATGTCATGCTGGCCGGTCATGTTCACGTTGGAGACAAGGCGATTCTCAGCGGTGGCTGCGCCGTGCACCAGTTCACCCGTATCGGCCGTCAGGCATTCATCGGTGGTCTATCCGCCGTTGCCTATGATGTCATTCCCTATGGCATGCTGAACGGCAATCCCGGCATTCTCGGCGGCCTGAACGTGGTCGGCATGACACGCGCCGGGATCGAGCGCTCGGTAATCCACCAGGTCCGTCGCGCCTTCAAGCAGATCTTCGAAAGCGAAGGATCGGCGCGGACGAATGCGGCCGCCATTCGCGACGAATATCTGGACTGCGCGCCGGTGATCGAGATCCTCGACTTCATCGCCGCCGAAAGCGATCGGGCACTGTCCTCGCCCAATCGCGGCAAGAACTGA